ACCAGCAAAGAATGCTACGATAATGACTAATATCACTTGAATAAAGTTTAAATCCATGATGATTAATCCTCCGTTTCCTTCTTTTTATTAAGCTTGTTTATTTAATTCGTCTTGTGCCTTTTTAAGGATACTATCCATGTTTTCAGGAGAATCACCGGGCACTTTACGAACATCAAACTTGATGCCCTTTTCCTTCAAAGTAGCAAATGTATCAATATCTTTTTGGTCAAAAGCTAAGACTTTGTTAGGTTGAACTTTCCCAACTGAATGAGCCATTGAACCGATGTTTAGTGTATCGAATGGCACTCCACCTTCGACGGCACGCAATGCATCTTCTGGTGTTTCGAATAATAACAATGCACGTTGGCCACCAAAGTGTTGGTCATCCTTAGCTAATTTGATCATTTGATCAACCGGTACAACATGGGCTTTGACACCAGATGGTGCTGCCTGTTGGATCAAGTTCTTCCGTAAGTCATCTTTAGCAACTGAGTCAGAAACAACAATGATCCGTGTTGGATTCACTGATTTAGTCCAAGCAGTGGCAATTTGACCATGCAACAAACGAGAATCGACACGTACTAAGACGTACTTCATCTTACCTGGTGCACCAGCACTAGCACCTGATTTAGCAGCCGCTTTTGGCGCTTCTTTTGGTGCTAATTCTTCTGGCTTGACCTTGACCCCATCTTTAGCTGTTTCGATAATGTGTGCGGCAATTTCATGCGCGCTGTTCATTGAAAGCCGTGATGCATAAGCTTCAATCAACATTGGCAAGTTCAATCCGGCAACGATCGCCCACTTGTCTTTATGTTCTTCAAACAAGTTATTTGTTTGATTGAACGGTGTGCCGCCCCAGAGATCGACTAAGAATAAGACTTGGTCTTGGTCACTGAAAGACTTGATTGCTGCTTCTGCTTTTGCCTTAAAGTCATCTGGACCTTCGCTAGGCATCAATGTTACAGCTTTAACATCCTCTTGTTCTCCAAAAATCATGTTTCCGGATTGCAAGATACCTTCGGCGAATTGACCATGACTAGCAATAACAATTCCTACCATCTTTTTACCTCCTACTAAATTAAAATAATGAAATAAGTGCAAGAGCAGTAGTTTCACCCACTACCCTTGGCAGGAAAGCCCTGCCAATATTGTTTAAAATGAACCCAGATGCACATCTGAATTCAATTAGAAACCATTTCTTAGTAGCAGATCGCTTAAATTTTGCTTGCGATCTGCCGGCACCTTTTGCGCGTATACTTCTAGACCAACTTCATCATGCAGGTAATGAATTGCCTCTGCTTGTAGCGGCCCGATGGCAACTGAATTCGTTACCATTTTCATCCCCTCATGAAACGCTAAGCTACCAATATCAACGCCAACTTGCGATAAGTCGAGGCCACCTTTGACCAAACGCGCCATATCTTCCACAGTTTCTGTCAGCAACAATGGCTCAAAAACATCAAACCGTGGATCGTGATAAATTTGGATCATTTTATCTACTGTGATGACATTAGCGCGAATCCCAGGTGGTGCGGCCTGAGTGATCAAGGTTTTACGTAAAACATCGTGCGCCACTGTGTCCGAAACGACCAAGATTCGATTTGGCTTCACGCTTCTAGCCCATACTGTCGCAATTTGTCCATGGAGCAAGCGACTATCAACACGGGCTAAACAAATGGCCATCGTCATCCGCAGCTTACCTCCTAAAACGTGTTCAGTTCAAGATGTTTAACGCCTGCTCTAGCCGTCTCCTCGAGATGGGAAACGATTTCAGAAACAGACTTATCTCTAACTGTATACGATTCTAAAAGCATTGGCAAGTTTAACCCTGTAATCAGCGCGTACTTGTCTAAATTTTCAGCAACAATTCGACTTGCCACGTTAAAGGGAGACCCACCAAAGAGATCAATTAAAAACAAAACCTGATCATCTTCATCAAAAGTCGCCAACGCGTCCTTAAACTTTCTCGTCAAGTCATCGGGACCTTCATTAGGCATGAATGTTACTGCTTGAACTTTTTCCTGATCACCAAAAATCATTCGCGAAGATTGTAAAACACCTTCAGAGAATTTACCGTGGCTTGCAACAATGATTGCAATCACATTGTCACCTCCCACTTTGACCTACACTTATATATTAAGCAAATACCGTGCCAACTTTTGTGTATCGCTTGTAAACGTCTATACCACTTGCTTTTCGACAATAAAAAAAGCAGCGATACACTATTGATACAGTGTATCGCTGCTTAATTTTTCCTTAAGACACACTTTTTTGGGCTTGTGTATCGAAAAGCTGCTCGACATAGTAAATTTCATCGTCATTGAGGCTTAATTGTAGCTGTTCTTGTAAAATTGCATTACTAGCTTGAATGCCAGTGTAGTAAGGTGACTGTTTGATCGTTGCTCGCTCTACCGCCGTCGCTGTAACCGTTTGCCGTAATAAAGTTCGTTCCAGCGCGCCAGCAACGTGTAAAATTAAACCGATCCGAAAAGTTTCCGTAAAACTTAATTTTAGTGTATCACTTAGCGTGTCAGCATAACGCCATAAGATATCGATCAGCTTGTGCGGATTTAAATACAAGAAGTAATCCTTCATATAAGATTCGCATAATTCCTTAGTTAAATTAGGCGTCGTTGCCTGTAACTCTTCATGATCGATTACCGCCATCACTTGTTCAAAGAAATCACGGCCATCATCCTGAATCAGACGGTCCAGTGCCACAAACGGTACTTGTAGATCTGGCTTAACGATCCCAGTTGCGGCAATGATATGGTATTTTTGGCTCAGATCGTACAGCGTTTGCTTCATGTTGACCACCGAAATTGGGATCACCGTCACATCGTCGATCAACTGATCAACTAATTGCTGCTCGATCATTTTTTGAATCCGCACTGCTGTCCCTTCACCAGTTGAACAAATCGCTACCACTGCCCGTGGCAATTTTTGTTGCGCTGGTTCTGCAGTCAATGCTTTAACTGATGGTAGTGTATCGCCGTTAACCTTGGAGTAGCCGTGGAATTCTTTTAGCTCGCTGTAAATGATGTTCAGATCATTATCGATCAGTTCCGTTTTGCGAACCGCCTCCAACACCATTGCCGTGGTGACCATATCGATCGTCTGTACTTTGATGCCAGTTTCTTCGTAAATGCGCTCCGAAAAGGTTGACAGCGAGCCCATGTCGACGAGCAATATGACGCCATTGCCGTTATCGGCTTGGCGAACCTTTTCGACGATGCCCTGATAGGCGATCTGCGGGCTCATTTCGATCGGCATGTCGTAGGCCAATAAGTTATCAGCCGACAATAATTTATTGACGACTTGGACCATTGATGACGCAGTGCTACTACCATGGGCCGCCACAACGACACCAACTTTACCGGCGACTTGAACTGAGCGCAGCGACGCCAGCAAAATCGTTAAGTAATACACTTCCGACTTAGGAATCGGTACATTGTAATGGGTCTCCAACTCCTGTTTGATCAGGTAGGCCGCTTCCAATTCTTTCGGGTAATCAGCAACCATCCCTTTCAGATCTTCACTGATATTGCGGACTAATTTAC
This is a stretch of genomic DNA from Loigolactobacillus coryniformis subsp. coryniformis KCTC 3167 = DSM 20001. It encodes these proteins:
- a CDS encoding mannose/fructose/sorbose PTS transporter subunit IIA, encoding MVGIVIASHGQFAEGILQSGNMIFGEQEDVKAVTLMPSEGPDDFKAKAEAAIKSFSDQDQVLFLVDLWGGTPFNQTNNLFEEHKDKWAIVAGLNLPMLIEAYASRLSMNSAHEIAAHIIETAKDGVKVKPEELAPKEAPKAAAKSGASAGAPGKMKYVLVRVDSRLLHGQIATAWTKSVNPTRIIVVSDSVAKDDLRKNLIQQAAPSGVKAHVVPVDQMIKLAKDDQHFGGQRALLLFETPEDALRAVEGGVPFDTLNIGSMAHSVGKVQPNKVLAFDQKDIDTFATLKEKGIKFDVRKVPGDSPENMDSILKKAQDELNKQA
- a CDS encoding PTS system mannose/fructose/N-acetylgalactosamine-transporter subunit IIB; amino-acid sequence: MTMAICLARVDSRLLHGQIATVWARSVKPNRILVVSDTVAHDVLRKTLITQAAPPGIRANVITVDKMIQIYHDPRFDVFEPLLLTETVEDMARLVKGGLDLSQVGVDIGSLAFHEGMKMVTNSVAIGPLQAEAIHYLHDEVGLEVYAQKVPADRKQNLSDLLLRNGF
- a CDS encoding PTS sugar transporter subunit IIA; this translates as MIAIIVASHGKFSEGVLQSSRMIFGDQEKVQAVTFMPNEGPDDLTRKFKDALATFDEDDQVLFLIDLFGGSPFNVASRIVAENLDKYALITGLNLPMLLESYTVRDKSVSEIVSHLEETARAGVKHLELNTF